One Streptomyces coeruleorubidus DNA segment encodes these proteins:
- a CDS encoding spherulation-specific family 4 protein, which yields MPHLTSTRPRTSGTELRPGVGVPGYAHPLLAPTEWGELTRPGTPLHWVVLNVADGPGACPDPHCLEAAGRLRNAGIRVLGHLDTRYGTRNFGELISDAHRFVDWYQVDGFLLDRCPADHVGLPEVRRTVATLRVIRDDAHIVLGHGIHPHPGYAELADQLVTFSGPWSDYRWSQVAEWTADHPPERFCHFVHGVPRPHLGEALRIARWQGVATVWFTDHTDHGGRTDPWEAMPGYWDDIVSLVGTGVSE from the coding sequence ATGCCGCATCTGACCAGCACCCGACCACGCACCTCCGGCACGGAACTGCGCCCCGGCGTCGGCGTCCCCGGCTACGCGCACCCCCTCCTCGCCCCCACCGAATGGGGCGAACTCACCCGCCCCGGCACCCCACTGCACTGGGTGGTCCTCAACGTGGCCGACGGCCCCGGCGCCTGCCCCGACCCGCACTGCCTGGAGGCGGCCGGCCGCCTGCGCAACGCGGGCATCCGCGTCCTCGGCCACCTCGACACCCGCTACGGCACCCGGAACTTCGGCGAGCTGATCTCGGATGCCCACCGGTTCGTCGACTGGTACCAGGTCGACGGCTTCCTGCTGGACCGCTGCCCGGCGGACCACGTCGGGCTGCCCGAGGTGCGCCGTACGGTCGCCACGCTCCGCGTGATCCGTGACGATGCCCACATCGTCCTCGGCCACGGCATCCACCCGCACCCCGGCTACGCCGAGCTCGCCGACCAGCTGGTCACCTTCTCCGGCCCCTGGAGCGACTACCGCTGGTCGCAGGTGGCCGAGTGGACCGCCGACCATCCGCCCGAGCGCTTCTGCCACTTCGTCCACGGAGTGCCCCGCCCGCACCTGGGGGAGGCGCTGCGCATCGCCCGCTGGCAGGGCGTCGCGACGGTCTGGTTCACCGACCACACGGACCACGGCGGCCGCACCGACCCCTGGGAGGCCATGCCCGGCTACTGGGACGACATCGTCTCGCTGGTCGGAACAGGTGTCTCGGAATGA
- the moeZ gene encoding adenylyltransferase/sulfurtransferase MoeZ encodes MSLPPLVEPASELTVDEVRRYSRHLIIPDVGMDGQKRLKNAKVLCVGAGGLGSPALMYLAAAGVGTLGIVEFDEVDESNLQRQIIHSQADIGRPKAESARDSVKGINPYVNVILHEERLEADNVMDIFSQYDLIVDGTDNFATRYLVNDACVLLNKPYVWGSIYRFDGQASVFWSEHGPCYRCLYPEPPPPGMVPSCAEGGVLGVLCASIGSIQVNEAIKLLAGIGEPLVGRLMIYDALEMQYRQVKVRKDPDCAVCGENPTVTELIDYEAFCGVVSEEAQAAAADSTITPKQLKEWIDDGEGIDIIDVREPNEYEIVSIPGARLIPKNEFLMGTALESLPQDKKIVLHCKTGVRSAEVLAVLKSAGFSDAVHVGGGVIGWVNQIEPDKPVY; translated from the coding sequence GTGTCGCTGCCACCCCTGGTCGAGCCGGCTTCCGAGCTCACCGTAGACGAGGTCCGCAGGTACTCCCGCCACCTGATCATCCCCGACGTCGGGATGGACGGGCAGAAGCGGCTGAAGAACGCCAAGGTGCTGTGTGTGGGCGCCGGCGGCCTGGGCTCGCCGGCGCTGATGTACCTGGCCGCCGCAGGCGTCGGCACCCTCGGCATCGTGGAGTTCGACGAGGTCGACGAGTCGAACCTGCAGCGTCAGATCATCCACAGCCAGGCCGACATCGGCCGCCCCAAGGCGGAGTCCGCCCGCGACAGCGTCAAGGGCATCAACCCGTACGTGAACGTGATCCTTCACGAGGAGCGGCTCGAGGCCGACAACGTGATGGACATCTTCAGCCAGTACGACCTGATCGTCGACGGCACGGACAACTTCGCGACCCGCTACCTGGTCAACGACGCCTGCGTGCTGCTGAACAAGCCGTACGTGTGGGGCTCGATCTACCGCTTCGACGGCCAGGCCTCCGTCTTCTGGTCCGAGCACGGCCCCTGCTACCGCTGCCTGTACCCGGAGCCCCCGCCCCCCGGCATGGTCCCCTCCTGCGCCGAGGGCGGCGTCCTGGGCGTGCTGTGCGCGTCCATCGGCTCCATCCAGGTCAACGAGGCCATCAAGCTGCTCGCCGGCATCGGTGAGCCGCTGGTCGGCCGACTGATGATCTACGACGCCCTGGAGATGCAGTACCGCCAGGTCAAGGTCCGCAAGGACCCCGACTGCGCGGTCTGCGGCGAGAACCCGACCGTCACCGAGCTCATCGACTACGAGGCCTTCTGCGGCGTCGTCTCCGAGGAGGCCCAGGCGGCGGCCGCCGACTCCACGATCACTCCCAAGCAGCTCAAGGAGTGGATCGACGACGGCGAGGGCATCGACATCATCGACGTCCGCGAGCCGAACGAGTACGAGATCGTCTCCATCCCGGGCGCCCGGCTGATCCCGAAGAACGAGTTCCTCATGGGCACCGCCCTGGAGAGCCTCCCGCAGGACAAGAAGATCGTCCTGCACTGCAAGACGGGTGTCCGCAGTGCGGAAGTCCTCGCGGTCCTGAAGTCCGCGGGCTTCTCGGACGCGGTCCACGTCGGCGGCGGCGTGATCGGCTGGGTCAACCAGATCGAGCCGGACAAGCCGGTGTACTGA
- a CDS encoding NAD-dependent epimerase/dehydratase family protein, translating into MRVLLIGANGYIGRFVADRLLADPAVQLTALGRGDDADVRFDLASGSPGALTRFLDAVHPGVVVNCAGATRGGARELTRHNTVAVATVCEALRRSGCGARLVQIGCSAEYGPSQPGSSTAEDAVPRPGGPYGVSKLAATELVLGSGLDAVVLRVFSPAGPGTPAGSPLGRLAEAMRRAMQSGDGELKLGGLGAQRDFVDVRDVARAVHAASLSAAQGVINIGSGRAVRLRDAAAVLARVAGYGGALHELDGPPGALRPAIGHPRPDPDHAPPVAYPYPDGCGSWQQADVRTARDRLGWRPRIGLEESLADIWMEAACRI; encoded by the coding sequence ATGAGAGTCCTGCTGATCGGAGCCAACGGCTACATCGGGCGCTTCGTCGCCGACCGCCTGCTCGCCGACCCGGCCGTGCAGCTCACCGCCCTCGGCCGCGGCGACGACGCCGACGTCCGCTTCGACCTCGCGTCCGGCAGCCCCGGCGCCCTCACCCGCTTCCTCGACGCGGTCCACCCGGGCGTCGTCGTCAACTGCGCCGGTGCCACCAGGGGCGGTGCCCGCGAGCTCACCCGCCACAACACCGTCGCCGTGGCCACCGTCTGCGAGGCCCTGCGCCGCAGCGGCTGCGGTGCCCGACTGGTGCAGATCGGGTGCAGCGCCGAGTACGGCCCGAGCCAGCCCGGCTCCTCCACGGCGGAGGACGCAGTCCCCCGGCCCGGCGGCCCGTACGGCGTCAGCAAACTCGCCGCGACCGAACTGGTCCTCGGCTCCGGCCTGGACGCCGTCGTCCTGCGCGTCTTCTCACCGGCCGGACCCGGCACCCCCGCCGGCTCCCCGCTGGGCCGGCTCGCCGAGGCCATGCGCCGCGCCATGCAGTCCGGCGACGGCGAGCTGAAACTCGGCGGCCTCGGCGCCCAGCGCGACTTCGTCGACGTCCGGGACGTCGCCCGCGCCGTCCACGCCGCCTCGCTGTCCGCCGCGCAGGGCGTCATCAACATCGGCTCCGGCCGTGCCGTGCGGCTGCGCGACGCCGCCGCGGTGCTCGCCCGCGTGGCCGGATACGGTGGCGCCCTCCACGAACTCGACGGCCCGCCCGGCGCCCTGCGCCCGGCCATCGGCCATCCCCGCCCCGACCCGGACCACGCGCCCCCGGTCGCGTACCCGTACCCGGACGGCTGCGGCAGCTGGCAGCAGGCCGATGTGCGCACCGCCCGCGACCGGCTCGGCTGGCGCCCCAGGATCGGCCTGGAGGAGTCCCTCGCCGACATCTGGATGGAGGCGGCATGCCGCATCTGA